Proteins from a genomic interval of Pseudosulfitobacter sp. DSM 107133:
- a CDS encoding replication initiator protein A, with protein MSITTEQWREIYSELAIELGEHTCASWIEPLTCAESMPANELHLQAPTSFIADYVEKNYGRAIIDAAEAVLSISIERLVFTVSPASAKSSAPSKHLRNVPKHDAQIDMFVPNLVELPIKDDIHLMGVSPFVLQPRGETRMELVYNNVSDVDIRIEANEKYGLLRATDYDFVLFMQSWLTHFANEYRDQVQRWQKTKRGAEPPKPPRRFAPDVNDILRFARVYDNAGKTQREQVEGMFNRLANNHVKISRSGRKRRRWGSFSFVDGWEVIEENTTGNIQKVQVGIPQWIYEGIVEAPTPTILTYSRDYFLLKQPVLRFLYRLCRVCDKKLDNQNSYDIPLSDVYHRSGSRRAQKRFNQELREYVSGFENGHFFDWTVAIEGAREQATLIIKRVPLLVETSS; from the coding sequence ATGTCGATTACAACGGAGCAATGGAGAGAGATTTACAGCGAGCTAGCTATCGAGCTAGGCGAGCATACTTGCGCGTCGTGGATTGAACCCCTGACTTGTGCCGAGAGCATGCCCGCCAATGAATTGCATCTACAGGCTCCAACCTCATTTATTGCTGACTACGTTGAGAAGAACTACGGCAGAGCGATCATAGACGCTGCTGAAGCCGTGTTATCGATTTCTATTGAGCGGTTGGTTTTTACTGTTTCACCCGCCTCAGCCAAAAGCTCAGCACCTAGCAAGCATCTGCGCAACGTGCCCAAACATGATGCCCAGATTGATATGTTCGTGCCCAACTTGGTCGAGCTACCCATCAAAGACGATATCCATTTGATGGGAGTCTCACCGTTCGTGCTGCAACCACGTGGTGAGACACGCATGGAGCTAGTCTACAACAACGTCAGCGACGTTGATATCCGCATCGAGGCAAATGAGAAATACGGCCTACTCAGAGCAACGGACTACGATTTTGTTTTGTTCATGCAGAGTTGGCTAACCCATTTCGCCAACGAATACCGAGACCAAGTCCAAAGGTGGCAGAAGACGAAGCGTGGAGCGGAACCGCCAAAGCCGCCACGTCGATTTGCCCCAGATGTAAATGACATCCTGCGCTTTGCGCGGGTCTACGACAACGCGGGTAAGACACAGCGTGAACAGGTGGAAGGGATGTTCAATCGCTTGGCCAACAACCACGTGAAAATCTCACGTTCAGGCCGCAAACGGCGGCGTTGGGGTTCGTTCAGCTTTGTCGATGGATGGGAGGTCATCGAGGAAAACACCACAGGGAACATCCAGAAGGTACAGGTTGGCATTCCACAGTGGATCTATGAGGGTATTGTAGAAGCGCCAACGCCTACGATCCTCACATATTCCCGAGATTATTTCCTTTTAAAACAACCCGTTCTACGCTTCTTATACAGGTTGTGCCGAGTGTGCGATAAAAAACTGGACAACCAGAACAGCTACGACATTCCTTTGAGCGATGTTTACCACCGCAGTGGTTCTAGACGTGCTCAGAAGCGCTTCAACCAAGAGCTGCGAGAGTATGTCAGTGGGTTTGAGAATGGACATTTCTTTGATTGGACAGTCGCTATCGAAGGAGCAAGAGAACAAGCAACTCTAATCATCAAGCGTGTGCCATTACTGGTCGAAACGTCCTCGTAA
- a CDS encoding cell envelope integrity protein TolA has translation MDFKDHILNNLLWLIGGGIAALIGITSGSGFLAIVGLCCIGYGFFLANKAHEKERASQKRTDIARAKKAAEERKKAVQIELDNKTKIEEEAKVAEKISAEKAEAASLWDALQTAKASQTMDMSDASYDELLKVIHSICINASKSELLDSALYAPAGMNREFIEKFEDFRKYLFPYDRSSESVWALIELWLSDTYGRDAKTVARDRFKSALTVIVSTYKQERLIRAKVDRQITANLITTDPTIVALCSALDAFDLSFMLCGRQSENLKYHLLCANADFTIEYPREPEGQQEARERYMDHSVVKNVALKVQQDLGQTFYSKTVDAISVFADFIPDIFDLLNEAWAEEALNTQFSSREDFHASTGHLLGRGDQRDVNYNGEKSLITIAGPGSGKTQCHVLPNLNSFEGAAIVLDVKGECYDKSASWRREHVGPVFAFAPSNPDASQKYNPLQLMSEVDLSRFCAAPSARLGHFLLECDRAFPAKC, from the coding sequence ATGGATTTTAAAGATCATATTTTAAACAATCTACTCTGGCTCATTGGGGGCGGCATCGCGGCTCTGATAGGCATTACATCGGGATCAGGGTTTCTAGCCATAGTAGGTCTCTGCTGTATTGGGTATGGGTTTTTCCTTGCTAATAAGGCACATGAAAAAGAGCGAGCGAGCCAAAAACGAACCGATATAGCCAGAGCAAAAAAGGCGGCAGAAGAGCGCAAAAAGGCAGTTCAGATTGAATTAGACAATAAGACCAAAATCGAAGAAGAAGCAAAGGTCGCCGAAAAAATTTCTGCTGAAAAAGCTGAAGCCGCCTCTCTTTGGGACGCATTACAAACAGCGAAAGCAAGTCAGACGATGGATATGTCTGATGCTTCATATGATGAACTTCTGAAGGTCATTCATAGCATATGTATCAATGCTAGCAAATCTGAACTGCTCGATTCAGCCCTCTACGCCCCAGCGGGGATGAACAGGGAATTCATTGAAAAATTTGAGGATTTTAGGAAGTACCTTTTTCCTTACGATCGATCATCTGAAAGTGTTTGGGCACTTATCGAGCTTTGGTTATCTGATACTTATGGGCGCGACGCGAAAACAGTAGCTAGAGATCGCTTCAAAAGCGCTCTTACCGTTATCGTTAGTACATACAAGCAAGAACGCTTGATTCGAGCCAAAGTTGACCGCCAAATTACTGCAAACCTTATAACAACTGATCCCACAATTGTCGCTCTATGCTCCGCACTAGATGCTTTCGACCTCAGTTTTATGCTTTGCGGGCGTCAATCTGAGAACTTAAAGTACCACCTGCTTTGCGCGAACGCAGACTTTACCATTGAGTACCCAAGGGAGCCTGAAGGGCAACAAGAAGCCCGCGAACGGTATATGGATCACAGTGTGGTCAAGAACGTCGCACTGAAAGTTCAGCAAGATTTGGGCCAAACCTTCTACTCTAAAACGGTAGATGCCATTTCCGTGTTTGCTGATTTCATTCCTGATATTTTCGATCTGTTGAACGAGGCGTGGGCGGAAGAAGCGCTTAACACTCAGTTTAGCAGCAGGGAAGATTTTCACGCTTCAACGGGCCATCTGCTCGGGCGAGGTGACCAACGAGATGTGAATTATAACGGGGAAAAGTCTCTGATCACAATCGCAGGCCCAGGCAGCGGTAAAACTCAATGTCACGTATTGCCAAATCTCAACAGCTTTGAGGGCGCTGCTATCGTGCTCGACGTGAAGGGAGAGTGCTACGACAAATCTGCTTCTTGGCGGCGAGAGCATGTCGGTCCCGTGTTTGCTTTCGCACCCTCCAATCCTGACGCCTCGCAGAAATACAACCCTCTTCAGCTCATGTCAGAAGTGGACCTGTCGCGCTTTTGTGCCGCCCCAAGTGCTCGTTTAGGCCACTTTCTTCTCGAATGCGACAGGGCTTTTCCAGCCAAGTGCTGA
- a CDS encoding IS3 family transposase (programmed frameshift), with amino-acid sequence MGLKRTDEFRQDAVRIALTSGLTRKQVADDLGVGMSTLNKWITAHRGIDVLSKEDLELAKENDRLRRENRILKEEREILKKGHGVLREPKAVRFKFIEEHQSTFSIQRMCQVMQVSSRGLRAFRGRPASRRQRTDLVTLAHIKEQSRLSLGSYDRPRMTEELKEIGLNVGHRCVGRLMRQNGISVIRTRKHKVTTDSDHKFNIAPNLLDRDFTADQPNQKWAGDISYVWTREGWLYLAVILDLHSRRVIGWAVSNRMKRDLAIRALKMAIAFRQPPKGCIHHTDRGSQYCSHDYQKILRQHGFKVSMSGKGNCYDNAAVETFFKTIKAELIWRHPWETRRKAKMAIFEYINGFYNPRRRHSALGWKSPVAFEKKVA; translated from the exons ATGGGACTGAAACGGACGGACGAATTCCGCCAGGATGCGGTGCGGATCGCACTGACCAGCGGGCTTACGCGTAAGCAGGTGGCAGATGATTTGGGCGTTGGCATGTCGACGCTGAACAAATGGATCACGGCGCATCGAGGCATAGATGTGCTGTCGAAAGAGGATTTAGAACTCGCGAAAGAGAATGACCGGCTTCGGCGCGAGAACCGTATCCTCAAGGAGGAGCGGGAGATTTTAAAAAAGG GCCACGGTGTTCTTCGCGAGCCAAAAGCCGTGAGGTTCAAGTTCATCGAAGAGCACCAATCTACGTTTTCCATCCAGCGTATGTGCCAAGTGATGCAGGTCAGCTCGCGTGGATTGAGGGCCTTTCGCGGCCGTCCCGCCAGTCGCAGGCAACGGACTGACTTGGTCACACTTGCACATATCAAGGAACAGTCCCGCCTTAGCCTTGGTAGCTACGACAGGCCACGGATGACCGAAGAGCTGAAAGAGATTGGTCTGAATGTCGGTCATCGCTGCGTTGGCCGCTTGATGCGTCAGAACGGCATATCTGTTATTCGGACACGTAAACACAAGGTCACGACAGATAGCGATCATAAGTTCAACATTGCACCCAATCTGCTGGATAGGGACTTCACCGCTGATCAGCCAAACCAAAAATGGGCTGGCGATATCAGCTATGTGTGGACCCGGGAGGGCTGGCTGTATCTGGCTGTCATTCTTGATCTGCATTCGCGCCGTGTGATCGGCTGGGCGGTGAGCAATCGCATGAAACGCGACCTTGCTATCAGGGCTTTGAAGATGGCCATCGCGTTCCGCCAGCCGCCCAAAGGCTGCATTCATCACACGGATCGCGGGTCGCAATATTGTTCACACGACTACCAGAAGATCCTGCGTCAACACGGGTTCAAGGTATCGATGAGCGGCAAGGGCAATTGCTACGACAACGCCGCCGTTGAGACGTTCTTCAAAACCATCAAAGCTGAACTGATCTGGCGGCATCCTTGGGAGACGCGGCGGAAAGCAAAGATGGCGATCTTCGAATACATAAACGGGTTCTACAATCCGCGACGACGTCACTCAGCACTTGGCTGGAAAAGCCCTGTCGCATTCGAGAAGAAAGTGGCCTAA
- a CDS encoding type IV secretory system conjugative DNA transfer family protein — translation MRSAPHPGGIRPSVSVPSSISFVAVNAIKGAASNRDRSKDPDELWEDAKFLAALLIVTKSKTDATWEDQGRELLTLFLACVGGLALEQRSMTQVLDLMAGINLDETFEDILQEDADYPSTMRRTAKKYADIRAASEKQWAGITSAANQHLAVWEGSKVEKVTAASDWTPMDFRKSPAPTLYLQVPPNAIDTYAPLLRVIIAQHVNELMREEPNADAPPILFMLDEMPQLGMMEPIKKALTVGRSYKIQLWMFAQNLGQLQEVYGKETAATMVESCGVEMYMNPRQETADRLSKALGTREDVLSGKTVPVVTPQALTGPEWKDDILVFATGEKPLRLKKAFFHEMQSE, via the coding sequence GTGCGATCCGCACCGCATCCTGGCGGAATTCGTCCGTCCGTTTCAGTCCCATCGTCAATCTCCTTTGTTGCAGTAAATGCTATCAAAGGAGCGGCATCAAACCGCGACAGGTCCAAAGACCCTGACGAACTGTGGGAAGATGCTAAGTTTCTGGCTGCTCTGTTGATCGTGACAAAGAGTAAAACAGATGCGACTTGGGAAGACCAAGGGCGAGAGCTTTTGACGCTCTTTTTGGCTTGTGTTGGGGGGCTGGCACTAGAGCAGCGTAGCATGACACAAGTGCTCGATTTAATGGCGGGGATTAACCTTGATGAGACCTTTGAAGACATTTTACAGGAAGACGCTGATTATCCATCGACTATGCGCCGTACAGCCAAGAAATATGCCGATATAAGAGCCGCCAGTGAGAAGCAGTGGGCTGGTATTACTTCAGCGGCCAATCAACACCTTGCAGTCTGGGAGGGCAGCAAGGTTGAGAAAGTTACGGCGGCGAGTGACTGGACGCCGATGGATTTTCGCAAGTCACCAGCGCCAACCCTCTATCTTCAGGTGCCACCAAACGCGATTGACACTTATGCGCCCTTGCTGCGTGTCATCATTGCGCAGCACGTCAATGAACTGATGCGTGAGGAACCAAATGCAGATGCACCGCCCATCCTGTTCATGCTCGATGAGATGCCCCAGCTTGGGATGATGGAGCCGATCAAGAAGGCGCTCACAGTCGGTCGCAGCTACAAAATCCAACTTTGGATGTTCGCGCAAAATTTGGGGCAGCTTCAGGAAGTCTATGGCAAAGAGACAGCGGCCACGATGGTCGAGTCCTGCGGCGTCGAGATGTACATGAACCCACGCCAAGAGACCGCGGATCGCTTGTCTAAAGCGCTTGGAACCCGTGAGGATGTCTTATCGGGAAAAACTGTGCCCGTGGTGACACCGCAGGCTCTGACGGGGCCAGAGTGGAAGGATGATATTCTGGTCTTCGCTACGGGTGAAAAGCCGTTGCGTCTGAAGAAGGCGTTTTTCCACGAAATGCAGTCAGAGTAG
- a CDS encoding MobA/MobL family protein has product MAIYSLNHKAIGKATQDRPYTAAAHVRYITRSDACRTVLGERIPLDPKNAQGWFRSEERADRKNARVCDKVMIALPRELDADQREALVSDFASRVTKGQAPWMAAIHDKGKDRKNPHCHLVMRDRDESGRRCLHMSAGKAERALLKERGIDAMTTDRMRDIWEKAANDHLERSGHVERIDRRTLEAQGIDRSATVHEGVKVRQMAARGARPSSKVVELANAPTARSDRRSVDFCAIDGGTTRQEFNEAVKQRSGGRLKKEQNFLAEKVNMIDHSVNGPKNTKGTISENSGRTGRGGSRSEGLGRAYASTPESAGKEIRARQSGGLRSPSSRDNEPQSDRGFTPSAGFGASAHRENQSYSPDNSRRNLLGSTQPVEGDSMTDQERLDALLRRAETEQEKLDLLKWQHREVQKARLANARENEAGKQIDEETQKAAEKHQVDVEKRLAATAKGKDYLHGKEAQSVLKELHREDSEQRQKDKDAERLAELDKKAEKSPRAAEVAREEVQPKEGKNKARETMSFLLKPSKGKDLRPKPRDKDKERDRGWEPE; this is encoded by the coding sequence ATGGCAATTTACAGCCTTAATCATAAGGCGATTGGCAAGGCGACGCAGGATAGGCCTTACACGGCTGCGGCTCACGTGCGCTACATCACGCGCAGTGATGCTTGCCGTACCGTGTTGGGTGAGCGCATCCCACTCGATCCTAAAAACGCTCAAGGCTGGTTTCGCTCCGAAGAGCGCGCCGATCGCAAGAATGCGCGCGTGTGCGACAAGGTCATGATTGCTTTGCCGCGAGAGCTGGACGCCGACCAGCGCGAAGCTCTCGTATCAGATTTTGCATCACGAGTGACAAAGGGACAGGCCCCGTGGATGGCAGCTATTCACGATAAGGGCAAAGACCGCAAAAACCCGCATTGTCATTTGGTCATGCGTGACCGCGATGAGAGCGGCAGACGCTGTCTGCATATGTCAGCAGGCAAAGCGGAACGTGCTCTTTTGAAAGAGCGCGGTATAGATGCCATGACGACCGACCGAATGCGCGACATTTGGGAGAAGGCGGCAAATGATCATCTTGAGCGGTCTGGTCATGTAGAGCGGATTGACCGCCGCACATTGGAAGCTCAGGGCATTGATAGATCAGCGACAGTTCATGAGGGCGTCAAAGTTCGTCAGATGGCCGCTAGGGGTGCAAGGCCGTCTAGCAAGGTGGTCGAGCTGGCCAATGCGCCTACAGCGCGCTCAGATCGACGCTCAGTGGATTTTTGCGCCATCGATGGAGGGACTACGCGCCAAGAGTTCAACGAGGCTGTTAAGCAGCGCTCAGGAGGGCGGCTGAAAAAAGAGCAAAATTTTCTTGCCGAAAAGGTCAATATGATTGACCATTCTGTCAATGGACCCAAAAACACAAAAGGAACTATTAGCGAAAATTCAGGCCGAACTGGAAGAGGCGGAAGCCGAAGTGAAGGTTTGGGAAGAGCATATGCAAGCACACCTGAAAGTGCTGGAAAAGAAATCCGAGCGCGTCAATCAGGAGGGCTTCGAAGCCCCTCTAGCAGGGACAACGAACCACAATCTGATAGAGGGTTCACGCCGTCTGCGGGATTTGGAGCTTCAGCGCATCGAGAAAATCAAAGCTATTCGCCAGACAATTCTAGACGGAACCTTTTAGGTTCAACCCAACCTGTTGAGGGAGACTCTATGACCGATCAAGAACGATTGGATGCTTTGTTGCGTCGTGCCGAAACTGAGCAAGAGAAGCTAGACCTTCTCAAGTGGCAGCATCGAGAAGTTCAGAAAGCCCGCTTAGCCAATGCGCGAGAAAACGAAGCAGGCAAACAGATTGACGAAGAAACCCAAAAGGCTGCTGAGAAGCATCAGGTCGATGTTGAGAAAAGATTGGCTGCAACTGCTAAAGGGAAAGACTATCTACACGGTAAAGAGGCGCAGTCGGTGCTAAAAGAGCTTCACCGTGAGGACAGCGAACAGCGGCAGAAAGACAAAGATGCAGAGCGGTTGGCAGAACTGGACAAGAAGGCCGAAAAATCACCACGCGCCGCAGAGGTTGCACGGGAAGAAGTCCAGCCAAAAGAGGGTAAGAACAAGGCCCGCGAGACCATGTCATTCCTGCTAAAGCCCTCGAAGGGAAAAGACCTACGGCCCAAGCCCCGTGACAAAGATAAAGAACGGGATCGAGGTTGGGAGCCAGAATGA
- a CDS encoding phage integrase N-terminal domain-containing protein — protein sequence MKTATKINQGKTYAMDALAFDLKRLTKSDRTGSRQTQADRARMAQAMAQDLKNSGFRLPSAKSLKPKHIERLVRDWQKQGISTGVLKNRMSTLRWWAKSINKASVVHRTNDAYGIERRSTSDVNKGQRLNLDKVAKLPCARMQLAVRMAAAFGLRIEEALKFQPRLADKGDKIALKPSWTKGGRYREIPVLTDRHRALLNEVRDTVGDASLIPDEKTYIEHRKAFEYQTLKAGMTNLHGLRHNYAQWRYKALTGLRCPKDGGEATKRLSAADKQADRDARLTIAEELGHSRLDVTKAYLG from the coding sequence ATGAAAACGGCAACCAAGATAAACCAAGGAAAGACTTATGCCATGGACGCTTTGGCATTTGATTTAAAGAGGCTGACCAAGAGCGACCGCACTGGGTCACGCCAAACACAAGCAGACCGCGCCCGCATGGCGCAAGCTATGGCGCAGGATTTGAAGAATAGCGGTTTCCGCCTGCCTTCAGCCAAGAGCCTGAAGCCCAAGCACATAGAGCGCCTTGTGCGCGATTGGCAAAAGCAGGGCATCAGCACAGGCGTTTTGAAAAACCGCATGTCAACGCTGCGATGGTGGGCAAAATCCATCAACAAAGCCTCGGTCGTGCACCGCACCAATGATGCCTACGGCATCGAGCGCCGTAGCACGTCGGACGTAAACAAAGGACAACGCCTCAATCTCGATAAGGTCGCAAAGCTCCCATGTGCCCGAATGCAGCTTGCTGTTCGGATGGCTGCTGCCTTCGGGCTTCGCATCGAGGAGGCGTTAAAATTCCAGCCTCGGCTTGCCGACAAGGGCGATAAAATCGCCCTCAAACCGAGCTGGACAAAGGGTGGTCGCTATCGGGAAATTCCTGTTCTGACCGACCGCCACCGCGCCCTTCTGAACGAAGTCCGCGACACTGTAGGCGATGCTAGTCTCATTCCAGATGAAAAGACCTACATCGAGCACCGCAAGGCGTTTGAATATCAGACGCTCAAGGCCGGCATGACCAACTTGCACGGCCTGCGCCATAACTACGCTCAATGGCGCTACAAAGCGCTTACAGGGCTGCGCTGCCCCAAAGACGGGGGAGAGGCCACAAAGCGCCTCAGTGCCGCCGACAAGCAGGCTGACCGTGATGCACGGCTCACCATTGCGGAAGAACTTGGCCACAGCCGCCTAGATGTAACGAAAGCATATCTTGGATGA